The Corynebacterium poyangense genome includes a window with the following:
- the rdgB gene encoding RdgB/HAM1 family non-canonical purine NTP pyrophosphatase, whose amino-acid sequence MTCRIHLASNNKKKLQELDRILVAAGIEGVEILPLSEVPSYPEPIEDGESFADNALIKARAGAAATGLPTIADDSGLTVQALNGMPGIFSARWSGQHGDDAANNELLLAQLADLPDERRRAAFVSACVLVIPDGENVVSEGEWEGRLLRAPRGENGFGYDPLFVPDGGDGRTAAEMSADEKDACSHRAQALAGLLPHLRLLAG is encoded by the coding sequence GTGACATGCCGAATTCACTTGGCCTCAAACAATAAGAAGAAGCTTCAGGAGCTGGACCGAATTTTGGTGGCTGCCGGCATCGAGGGGGTGGAAATCCTCCCGTTGTCGGAGGTGCCGTCTTATCCGGAACCAATAGAAGATGGAGAAAGCTTCGCCGATAACGCGCTCATCAAGGCGCGGGCAGGTGCCGCAGCCACCGGGCTTCCTACCATCGCGGATGATTCAGGGTTGACGGTCCAAGCGCTTAATGGGATGCCGGGGATCTTTTCCGCGCGATGGTCGGGACAGCACGGGGATGATGCGGCAAACAACGAGCTCCTGCTTGCTCAGTTAGCAGACCTTCCTGATGAGCGTCGGCGTGCGGCTTTTGTCTCGGCGTGCGTCTTGGTTATCCCCGATGGGGAAAACGTCGTTTCGGAAGGGGAATGGGAAGGGCGTTTGCTCCGTGCCCCGCGTGGTGAGAACGGGTTTGGATATGATCCGCTCTTTGTCCCCGATGGAGGCGATGGCCGGACCGCCGCGGAGATGAGCGCAGATGAAAAGGACGCCTGTTCCCATCGGGCGCAGGCGTTAGCAGGGTTGTTACCTCATCTTCGTCTGTTAGCTGGTTAG
- the rph gene encoding ribonuclease PH, producing the protein MVDFLRLDGRAVDEMRPVKITRGFTSNPAGSVLVEFGRTRVMCTASIEEGVPRFRRDTGEGWLSAEYAMLPAATHDRMPRESTRGKVKGRTHEISRLVGRSLRAAIDLSQLGENTIQLDCDVLQADGGTRTASITGAYVALADAVAALHARGVIPDGKNPLLPPVAAVSVGLIDGRVCLDLPYEEDSRADVDLNVVMTAEGRFVEIQGTGEHATFDRQQLDEMLDVAAKGCQELFVKQKAVLEQ; encoded by the coding sequence ATGGTTGATTTTCTACGTTTAGACGGTCGCGCTGTTGACGAGATGCGACCGGTCAAGATCACACGAGGTTTTACCAGCAACCCGGCAGGAAGCGTTCTAGTGGAATTTGGCCGCACCAGGGTCATGTGCACCGCTTCCATCGAAGAGGGAGTTCCCCGCTTTCGACGGGATACTGGTGAAGGTTGGCTTAGCGCCGAATACGCCATGCTGCCGGCTGCTACTCACGACCGGATGCCGCGAGAATCCACCCGTGGGAAAGTAAAAGGGCGAACTCACGAAATTTCTCGACTAGTCGGCCGATCCCTCCGAGCCGCCATTGATCTGAGCCAATTAGGGGAAAACACTATTCAGCTAGATTGCGATGTACTACAGGCAGATGGGGGGACTCGAACTGCGTCGATAACTGGCGCCTATGTTGCTCTGGCAGACGCTGTTGCGGCCCTTCATGCCCGTGGTGTCATCCCCGATGGGAAAAATCCTTTGCTACCGCCGGTCGCTGCTGTATCCGTCGGACTGATAGATGGGCGCGTGTGTTTAGATCTTCCCTATGAAGAAGACTCGCGCGCGGATGTAGACCTCAATGTTGTGATGACAGCAGAGGGGCGGTTTGTGGAAATCCAAGGTACGGGCGAACATGCAACCTTTGATCGTCAGCAACTTGATGAAATGCTTGATGTCGCGGCGAAGGGCTGCCAAGAGTTGTTTGTCAAGCAGAAAGCGGTGTTGGAGCAGTGA
- a CDS encoding MBL fold metallo-hydrolase, producing the protein MEVRILGSSGSVSGAHNPTSGYLLRPENEVPILIDCGPGVLSQLQQHADPANTHMLFSHLHPDHCLDFPSLLVWRRFHPISPSSDIHQCFGPDATPTHLGRLSSDEPDDIESFADTFHFHPWRVGKTETLSGCTITPYPAVHPIQAYALRVENQATGKVVAYSGDSAHTEELIPCAMGADLFLCEATWGASSKDKAPGMHMSGAEAGRLATQAGVKHLVLIHIPPWGDPQAAFDAARAEFDGPISLGLAGDTWDL; encoded by the coding sequence ATGGAGGTTCGGATTCTCGGCAGCTCTGGATCGGTGAGCGGGGCTCATAATCCTACAAGTGGCTATTTGCTGCGCCCGGAAAATGAGGTGCCCATTCTCATTGACTGTGGCCCCGGTGTCCTGTCCCAGCTACAGCAACACGCCGATCCGGCAAATACTCATATGCTGTTTAGCCATCTTCATCCGGACCACTGCCTAGATTTCCCATCGTTGTTAGTATGGCGGCGTTTTCATCCGATATCCCCCTCATCCGATATTCATCAGTGCTTTGGGCCCGACGCTACCCCAACTCATCTTGGTCGATTATCTTCCGATGAGCCAGATGACATCGAGAGCTTTGCTGACACTTTCCACTTCCACCCCTGGCGAGTAGGCAAGACGGAAACCCTCTCTGGCTGCACAATCACCCCCTACCCTGCGGTACACCCGATCCAGGCTTATGCCCTGCGAGTAGAAAATCAAGCCACCGGAAAAGTAGTTGCTTACTCAGGAGATTCCGCACACACGGAGGAGCTTATTCCCTGCGCGATGGGCGCAGACCTGTTTTTGTGCGAGGCCACCTGGGGGGCCAGCAGTAAAGATAAAGCACCAGGTATGCATATGAGTGGAGCGGAAGCTGGACGGTTAGCGACCCAGGCCGGAGTGAAACATCTAGTTCTTATCCACATACCACCGTGGGGGGATCCACAGGCAGCTTTCGACGCCGCACGGGCCGAATTTGATGGGCCGATCTCACTTGGATTAGCTGGGGACACGTGGGACCTTTAG
- the murI gene encoding glutamate racemase, translating into MNYSQQHVPGPSSYPGLNDPNAPIGIFDSGVGGLTVARTIMDQLPGESIIYIGDTAHSPYGPLPLPLVRTYATEIADELVARGCKMIVIACNTASSAFLRDARQRYKVPVVEVILPAVKRAVATTRNGKVGVIGTVGSMTAGAYQDLFAASPGVEVFTQACPRFVEFVERGITTGPEILGIAQEYVAPLKAAGVDTLVLGCTHYPLLSGVIQLAIGDEVTLVSSSEESAKDVVRQLSSMELLASPEAEVTRVFESTGDPLLFASLSRRFLGPTLTQVTQAGYSSVRFHD; encoded by the coding sequence GTGAATTATTCGCAGCAGCATGTGCCCGGCCCGAGCTCATACCCCGGACTGAATGATCCGAATGCTCCGATCGGGATATTTGATTCGGGAGTAGGCGGTTTGACGGTGGCGCGCACCATCATGGACCAGCTTCCGGGTGAATCCATCATCTACATCGGCGATACCGCCCATAGCCCCTATGGGCCGCTGCCCTTGCCACTGGTCCGAACCTATGCAACGGAGATTGCTGATGAATTAGTAGCCCGCGGCTGCAAAATGATTGTGATTGCGTGCAATACTGCGTCTTCGGCTTTTCTTCGCGATGCTCGTCAGCGCTATAAGGTTCCGGTCGTCGAAGTTATTTTGCCAGCCGTCAAACGGGCGGTAGCTACCACCCGCAATGGCAAAGTTGGTGTTATTGGCACCGTAGGCTCGATGACCGCTGGGGCTTACCAGGATTTGTTTGCTGCGAGTCCCGGAGTGGAGGTTTTTACCCAAGCCTGCCCTCGATTTGTAGAATTCGTGGAACGCGGCATCACCACTGGGCCCGAGATTTTAGGAATCGCCCAGGAGTATGTGGCTCCGCTGAAAGCCGCCGGGGTCGACACCTTGGTGTTGGGGTGCACCCACTATCCACTCTTAAGCGGTGTCATCCAGTTGGCCATCGGGGATGAGGTAACGCTGGTGTCGAGTTCGGAAGAGTCTGCCAAAGATGTCGTTCGACAACTCAGCAGCATGGAATTATTGGCTTCGCCCGAGGCAGAAGTCACCCGAGTATTCGAGTCCACCGGCGACCCCTTGCTTTTTGCTTCGCTTTCGCGCCGCTTCTTAGGTCCGACGCTGACCCAGGTTACACAGGCTGGATATAGTTCAGTTCGATTCCACGATTAA
- a CDS encoding rhomboid family intramembrane serine protease, producing MSYLANPSTRPRPSRIATGVRYALGYVVLIWAVFFINLFVFGGTLNALGIHPLDPSAWWHIFVSPLLHANLEHLISNSAPGAIFCFLIGLSGRRAFWEVTFISLIIGGIGVWLFGGVGTNHIGASGLIYGWLAYLVIRGIFNRSFSQILLGVILGFCYSGLVWGVLPGVPGISWQAHLFGGIGGALAGMVIRSDDPPALQARRQQRLPSSMEQ from the coding sequence ATGTCTTACTTGGCTAATCCTTCAACCCGCCCCCGCCCATCGCGGATAGCTACCGGTGTGCGTTATGCCCTTGGGTATGTAGTCCTGATCTGGGCGGTGTTTTTTATAAACCTGTTTGTTTTCGGCGGAACTCTCAACGCCTTAGGTATCCATCCCCTGGATCCTTCGGCATGGTGGCATATTTTTGTCAGCCCTCTTCTCCACGCAAATCTAGAACACCTCATCTCCAACTCTGCCCCCGGCGCTATCTTTTGTTTCCTCATTGGGTTATCGGGGCGACGAGCCTTTTGGGAAGTAACCTTCATCAGCCTCATCATCGGCGGCATCGGAGTGTGGCTATTTGGTGGGGTTGGGACCAACCACATCGGTGCTTCCGGGCTGATTTACGGGTGGCTAGCCTACCTCGTTATACGAGGAATATTCAATCGAAGCTTCAGCCAAATCCTGTTGGGGGTCATCCTGGGATTCTGCTATTCCGGGCTCGTATGGGGCGTGCTCCCCGGCGTTCCTGGAATATCATGGCAGGCGCATCTCTTTGGAGGGATCGGCGGAGCTCTTGCGGGCATGGTGATCCGATCCGATGACCCGCCTGCTCTTCAAGCTCGACGCCAGCAGCGGCTCCCATCGTCGATGGAACAATAA
- a CDS encoding DUF2017 domain-containing protein, with amino-acid sequence MQPWRKKKGLMRQVRFQCVLEPLEREILGNMSSTVAEALIARAQSSPKDELAEMTGLSSGHKEAPEDPALARLLPDFERDGDEEFEGDNSLLRSFHENDIIRAKLSNLQVVNTALGPDGGVEINLSEEEAHAWVAAINDMRLYLLTEGQVDTSPLDIDTVAEWLAYNQDSLLDVLLG; translated from the coding sequence ATGCAACCGTGGCGGAAGAAGAAAGGTCTGATGCGTCAGGTCAGGTTCCAGTGTGTGTTAGAACCGCTGGAGCGAGAAATCCTCGGAAATATGAGCTCGACGGTAGCTGAGGCGTTGATTGCTCGGGCACAGTCATCGCCGAAGGATGAATTGGCCGAAATGACTGGCTTGTCATCCGGGCATAAAGAAGCCCCAGAAGACCCAGCCTTGGCCCGACTCTTACCTGATTTTGAACGTGATGGCGATGAAGAGTTTGAAGGCGACAACTCTTTACTGCGTTCCTTCCATGAAAATGACATTATTCGGGCAAAGCTGAGCAACTTACAGGTTGTCAATACGGCGCTCGGGCCAGACGGCGGTGTAGAAATCAATCTCAGTGAAGAAGAGGCACATGCTTGGGTGGCCGCTATCAACGATATGCGGCTCTACCTTCTCACCGAGGGGCAAGTAGATACCAGCCCGTTGGATATCGACACTGTCGCTGAATGGCTCGCTTATAACCAGGATTCTCTTCTCGATGTCTTACTTGGCTAA
- the clpS gene encoding ATP-dependent Clp protease adapter ClpS, giving the protein MSEVEDIARDTVRAMGSPMATPELDENIEMEVLTGENLPWLCIVWDDPVNLMSYVAYVFQTVLGYSRKRSQELMRRVHTEGKAVVSSGERDKVEGDVKKLHTAGLWATMQQAG; this is encoded by the coding sequence ATGAGTGAGGTAGAAGATATCGCCCGGGATACAGTGCGTGCCATGGGCTCGCCGATGGCCACTCCAGAACTTGATGAAAACATTGAGATGGAAGTGTTAACCGGCGAAAATTTACCCTGGCTGTGCATCGTCTGGGATGATCCAGTTAATTTAATGAGTTATGTTGCCTATGTGTTCCAAACCGTCCTAGGGTATTCCCGTAAACGCTCGCAGGAACTGATGCGTCGGGTTCATACCGAAGGCAAAGCGGTAGTTTCTAGTGGCGAACGGGACAAAGTGGAAGGCGATGTGAAGAAGCTTCATACCGCTGGGCTTTGGGCAACAATGCAGCAGGCAGGGTGA
- a CDS encoding nicotinate phosphoribosyltransferase, whose amino-acid sequence MRCGPVNLVPISPRDRINTVTSSSTAFLTDKYELTMLEAALRDSTADRQCTFEVFARKLPNERRYGVVAGTERVLEAVRHYVFTEEQLATLDFLQESTIEYLRRFRFSGHIDGYREGELYFPYSPLLTVRGSFAECVVLETVILSIMNADSAVASAAARMVTAADGRPIMEMGSRRTHEYSAVTASRAAYLAGFQATSNMEASFRYGIPASGTSAHAWTLLHVNEKGEPDEKAAFKAQVEALGIGTTLLVDTYDISQGVRNAIEVAGTELGGVRIDSGDLGAITRRVRAQLDELGAYNTKIVVSSDLDEFTIAGLRGDPIDCFGVGTSVVTGSGAPTAHMVYKLVEVNGHPVAKRSRGKATTGGTKKALRTHRASGTAIEEIVYPFTAPRPDFPHLHCLELTHPLIRDGEIVSDQPSLSEAREYLAQQLVSLPWEGLALSRDEPAISTRFLGF is encoded by the coding sequence ATGAGGTGCGGCCCGGTGAACTTAGTGCCGATTTCTCCCCGCGATAGGATAAATACTGTGACTTCTTCCTCCACCGCTTTTCTTACTGATAAATACGAATTAACCATGCTAGAAGCCGCTCTTCGGGATAGCACCGCAGACCGGCAATGCACTTTTGAAGTTTTTGCCAGAAAACTTCCTAATGAACGTCGGTATGGCGTAGTAGCTGGAACCGAACGCGTCTTAGAAGCAGTACGACATTATGTTTTCACCGAGGAGCAACTCGCCACCCTGGATTTCCTTCAAGAAAGCACCATCGAGTATTTGCGCCGCTTCCGATTCTCTGGGCATATCGATGGCTACCGCGAGGGAGAACTGTATTTCCCCTATTCCCCACTGCTCACGGTCCGCGGTTCTTTCGCTGAATGCGTTGTTTTAGAAACCGTCATTCTTTCCATCATGAATGCAGACTCCGCGGTTGCTTCTGCCGCAGCCCGCATGGTTACCGCCGCCGATGGTCGCCCCATCATGGAAATGGGGTCCCGACGTACGCACGAATACTCCGCAGTCACTGCTTCCCGTGCGGCTTATCTTGCCGGTTTTCAAGCAACCTCCAACATGGAGGCGAGCTTCCGCTATGGCATCCCCGCCTCGGGCACTTCCGCCCACGCATGGACTCTCCTCCACGTTAACGAGAAGGGCGAACCAGATGAGAAAGCAGCATTTAAGGCCCAAGTAGAGGCATTAGGGATTGGCACAACCCTACTGGTCGACACGTACGACATATCCCAAGGAGTAAGAAACGCCATTGAGGTAGCCGGGACTGAACTAGGCGGAGTGCGGATTGATTCCGGTGATCTTGGCGCTATTACCCGACGCGTCCGAGCGCAATTAGATGAGCTCGGCGCCTATAACACAAAAATCGTCGTGTCGTCAGATCTTGATGAGTTCACGATCGCCGGGCTGAGGGGCGATCCCATTGATTGTTTCGGGGTAGGCACCTCGGTGGTTACTGGTTCAGGCGCGCCAACCGCCCACATGGTTTATAAATTAGTGGAGGTGAATGGACACCCGGTGGCCAAACGATCTCGAGGGAAAGCAACTACTGGGGGTACTAAAAAAGCTCTCCGAACCCATCGGGCCAGTGGTACAGCCATAGAAGAAATTGTGTATCCCTTCACTGCACCGCGTCCAGACTTCCCGCACCTGCACTGCTTGGAGTTAACTCATCCGCTCATCCGCGATGGAGAAATAGTTTCCGACCAACCTTCCCTCAGCGAGGCGCGCGAATACTTAGCACAGCAATTGGTATCTCTACCTTGGGAGGGGTTAGCTCTGTCTCGGGACGAGCCCGCAATTTCTACCCGTTTCTTAGGTTTCTAG
- a CDS encoding ATP-dependent DNA helicase, producing the protein MTDCASEIPDTALLLEAAVEALGGAPREGQQRMAQAVTQAMDTGRHLAVQAGTGTGKSLAYLVPALRHAQATGGTVVVSTATIALQNQLVQRDLPRLVKALDAHLERTPTFAIMKGRSNYVCLNRISAEDMGEPSQALIEEEELSWMGKQVARVREWAENTETGDRDDLEPGVPDLAWRMVSVTARECVGAKTCAHGAECFAEQARNSARDVDVVVTNHALLAIDALSDIQILPEHDVVIVDEAHELDSRITSVASNSLSGTMLRMAARRAKKLSGKEAKVQGLEDSAAAFEEALENQVIGRWTTLDPRMKDLMEGLRDDLFQLRQRLGRGPEDEAAKNPEQAAERHNLCNHLMELHDSVVRMLQVFDEPDPARHSDVVWLDMDGRRGVSLQVAPLSVAGLLHSRLFSEKTVILTSATLTVGGNFSALAASWGLAKGSWDGLDVGYPFVPERSGILYVARHLPAPGREGLSPETLQEMKELIMAAGGRTLGLFSSRRAAQQATESLRPQLPFDILLQGDEATGVLVRRFAESENVCLFGTLSLWQGVDVPGRSLSLVLIDRIPFPRPDDPLLQARKEAADAEGRNGFMEVSATHAALLLAQGAGRLLRRIDDRGVVAVLDNRLVTRRYGSFFCASMPRFWQTTDPDIVKGALRRLVSPQSKG; encoded by the coding sequence GTGACTGATTGTGCGTCGGAAATCCCAGATACGGCCCTCTTGCTGGAAGCTGCGGTGGAGGCTTTAGGGGGCGCCCCACGGGAAGGCCAACAGCGCATGGCACAAGCGGTAACGCAGGCGATGGACACTGGACGCCACCTTGCAGTACAGGCGGGAACTGGTACCGGTAAGTCTTTGGCGTATCTGGTGCCGGCGTTGCGCCATGCCCAGGCTACGGGGGGAACAGTTGTTGTATCAACAGCAACCATTGCGCTGCAAAATCAATTAGTTCAGCGGGATTTGCCACGCCTCGTGAAGGCGCTCGACGCACATTTGGAGCGCACCCCCACCTTCGCGATTATGAAAGGCCGCTCCAACTATGTATGTCTCAACCGAATATCTGCAGAAGACATGGGTGAGCCGAGTCAGGCGTTGATCGAGGAAGAAGAACTTTCGTGGATGGGGAAACAAGTCGCCAGAGTGCGAGAATGGGCAGAGAACACAGAAACGGGAGATCGAGATGATCTGGAACCGGGGGTGCCCGATCTTGCCTGGCGCATGGTGTCAGTTACTGCCCGTGAATGCGTCGGAGCAAAGACTTGCGCTCATGGTGCGGAGTGTTTTGCTGAGCAAGCGCGCAATTCAGCCCGCGATGTTGATGTTGTGGTCACTAATCACGCCTTGCTCGCCATTGATGCGCTTTCGGATATTCAGATTTTGCCGGAGCATGATGTAGTAATTGTCGATGAAGCGCATGAATTAGATAGCCGGATCACCTCGGTAGCGTCAAATTCTCTATCGGGGACCATGCTGCGGATGGCTGCGCGTCGAGCCAAAAAACTGTCCGGTAAAGAAGCTAAAGTTCAAGGTTTAGAAGATAGTGCTGCGGCTTTTGAAGAAGCGCTGGAGAATCAAGTTATAGGCCGGTGGACTACCTTAGATCCGCGGATGAAGGATCTCATGGAGGGGCTGCGGGATGATCTGTTTCAGTTGCGCCAACGGCTGGGGCGTGGGCCAGAAGATGAGGCCGCAAAGAACCCCGAGCAAGCAGCCGAGCGCCATAACCTTTGTAACCACTTGATGGAGTTGCATGATTCTGTCGTGCGGATGCTGCAGGTGTTTGACGAGCCTGATCCTGCTCGACACTCTGATGTGGTCTGGCTGGACATGGATGGTCGTCGGGGAGTTTCGCTGCAAGTCGCACCCCTGTCCGTGGCAGGACTGCTGCACAGCCGGTTATTTAGCGAAAAAACTGTGATCCTAACATCGGCGACGTTGACGGTGGGCGGGAATTTTTCGGCGCTAGCTGCGTCATGGGGTTTAGCAAAAGGATCCTGGGACGGACTAGACGTGGGGTACCCCTTCGTCCCCGAGCGCTCAGGAATCCTCTACGTGGCGCGGCATCTACCAGCGCCGGGGCGCGAAGGTTTATCGCCCGAAACCCTTCAAGAAATGAAGGAACTCATCATGGCGGCAGGAGGGCGGACCCTGGGGTTATTTTCCTCGCGGAGAGCAGCTCAACAAGCTACCGAATCACTCCGGCCCCAACTTCCCTTTGATATTTTGCTTCAAGGTGACGAAGCAACCGGGGTGTTAGTTCGACGCTTCGCTGAATCAGAAAACGTCTGTCTTTTTGGCACTTTAAGCCTGTGGCAGGGAGTAGACGTGCCGGGACGATCACTTTCTCTCGTACTCATTGATCGGATTCCCTTCCCCCGCCCCGATGATCCCTTGCTCCAAGCCCGAAAAGAAGCCGCTGACGCCGAAGGGCGTAACGGCTTTATGGAAGTATCGGCAACCCATGCAGCGTTGTTATTAGCCCAAGGCGCCGGGCGGCTCCTACGTCGTATCGACGATAGAGGAGTAGTAGCAGTCTTGGACAACCGCCTCGTGACCCGACGCTATGGCAGCTTCTTTTGTGCCTCAATGCCTCGCTTTTGGCAAACCACAGATCCCGACATCGTTAAGGGAGCACTGCGGCGGTTGGTATCGCCTCAGAGCAAGGGTTAG
- a CDS encoding peptidyl-tRNA hydrolase codes for MEFSRQSYNLLHSLAAGGPRTEDPDDPVTVQAMQIVLHLPKQDPPLRSELLAVAAQAVAAVCLDPRAATDPAWRQALHGWYSHRIRKVSRRARNKGWRDVQKLPGITAVAENNPDAQARAFLPGPVNMVPPALRRLQIAGTDLPPDPTPPLLSPMGKHELLVGVDASLAMTLGKAAAQVGHAAMLWAARKPADVVGRWVSANMPIRAVELSHEQFQHLANDPDTIVVHDAGFTEVAPGSVTALATDTLNIRD; via the coding sequence ATGGAGTTTTCTCGCCAGTCTTATAACCTCCTGCATTCGCTTGCAGCAGGTGGTCCACGTACCGAGGATCCGGATGATCCAGTAACAGTCCAGGCGATGCAAATTGTGTTGCACCTCCCCAAACAGGATCCGCCTTTGCGGTCAGAACTACTCGCTGTAGCCGCCCAGGCTGTAGCCGCAGTATGTCTGGACCCACGGGCAGCTACAGATCCGGCCTGGCGCCAAGCCCTGCACGGTTGGTATTCCCATCGAATACGGAAGGTAAGCCGACGAGCTCGCAATAAGGGCTGGAGGGATGTGCAGAAGTTACCGGGAATCACCGCGGTGGCTGAGAATAATCCGGATGCTCAAGCGCGTGCCTTTCTTCCCGGTCCGGTAAATATGGTTCCCCCTGCGTTGCGGAGGTTACAAATTGCCGGCACAGACTTGCCGCCAGATCCGACACCGCCCCTCCTGTCTCCGATGGGAAAGCATGAGCTATTAGTTGGAGTAGATGCTTCCTTGGCGATGACTCTGGGTAAGGCGGCTGCGCAGGTGGGTCATGCAGCTATGTTGTGGGCAGCGCGAAAACCTGCAGACGTTGTGGGGCGCTGGGTATCGGCAAATATGCCAATTCGGGCTGTCGAATTGTCTCATGAGCAGTTTCAACATCTAGCTAATGATCCGGACACCATTGTGGTGCACGATGCCGGCTTCACTGAGGTTGCCCCCGGCTCGGTCACCGCGTTAGCTACCGATACACTCAATATTCGTGACTGA
- the serB gene encoding phosphoserine phosphatase SerB → MTDQPEKISPPLQPGFAPAVITVTGPDRPGVSAATFRVLSSHDVQLLDVEQSQFRGRLSLAAFVAFPPEAESKLRSGLQGTLSSYGQSVTVEVSDRVQKSHPRSTHMMVVLGNPVTARDVSRIGQTLADFGANIDRIRGIADYPVTGLEFRLRVPNPNPGGSRTLRAALAALTPELGVDIAIERAGLLRRSKRLVCFDCDSTLITGEVIEMLAAHAGREAEVAAVTERAMRGEIDFAESLRERVRALAGLDASVIEEVAKAIVLSPGARTTIRTLKRLGYSTAVVSGGFTQVLDYVVDDLGIDYARANELEILDGKLTGNVVGDIVDREAKARFLKEFADAEGVQMHRTVAVGDGANDIDMLSAAGLGIAFNAKPALKEVADTSVNNPFLDEVLYMLGIPRSEIEASDLEDGNFHRVPLTP, encoded by the coding sequence GTGACTGATCAGCCAGAAAAAATTTCTCCACCTCTTCAACCCGGGTTCGCGCCAGCTGTCATTACCGTAACTGGTCCAGATCGACCAGGAGTTTCCGCGGCGACTTTCCGCGTTTTGTCCTCACACGACGTTCAGCTTCTCGACGTCGAGCAATCTCAATTCCGTGGTCGACTCTCCCTGGCGGCGTTCGTGGCTTTCCCCCCGGAAGCAGAATCAAAACTACGATCCGGATTACAGGGAACACTTAGTTCCTACGGGCAGTCAGTAACTGTTGAAGTCAGTGATCGGGTCCAAAAGTCTCACCCGCGTTCCACCCACATGATGGTGGTGCTTGGTAATCCCGTCACCGCCCGTGATGTATCTAGGATTGGGCAGACCTTGGCAGATTTCGGGGCGAATATTGACCGCATCCGTGGGATTGCTGATTATCCGGTAACCGGGCTAGAGTTTCGACTCCGGGTCCCCAACCCGAATCCTGGGGGATCACGCACATTGCGCGCGGCGTTGGCAGCCCTGACCCCTGAACTGGGAGTGGATATTGCGATAGAGCGAGCGGGCCTGTTGCGTCGCTCCAAACGACTGGTCTGCTTTGATTGCGACTCCACCTTAATTACCGGAGAGGTAATTGAAATGCTCGCCGCTCATGCCGGGCGTGAAGCTGAAGTAGCCGCGGTCACCGAGCGGGCCATGCGGGGGGAAATAGATTTTGCTGAATCTCTCAGAGAACGAGTCCGGGCTCTTGCTGGCCTTGATGCGTCGGTCATTGAAGAAGTTGCCAAAGCTATTGTGCTGAGCCCCGGCGCGCGCACAACCATCAGAACATTAAAGCGATTGGGTTACTCCACCGCCGTCGTATCAGGAGGTTTCACCCAAGTGCTCGATTATGTGGTGGATGACTTAGGGATCGATTATGCACGGGCCAACGAGCTAGAAATCCTCGATGGAAAGCTTACTGGCAACGTGGTCGGCGACATCGTCGATAGAGAAGCAAAAGCGAGATTTTTGAAAGAATTCGCCGATGCAGAAGGAGTCCAAATGCATCGGACCGTGGCGGTGGGCGATGGTGCTAATGACATTGACATGTTATCGGCCGCTGGCCTCGGAATTGCCTTCAATGCAAAACCAGCGCTCAAAGAGGTTGCCGATACCTCCGTCAACAATCCCTTCCTTGATGAAGTGCTGTATATGTTGGGGATCCCTCGATCTGAAATAGAAGCATCGGACCTGGAAGACGGCAATTTCCACCGAGTACCACTAACACCATAA